agaattttggTCCGAGGGAGGCCGACATAAGAGAAGTATTTTCATGCAAAAATGTACTCAATATTATATGGTGTAGCTTTGTGCTACATTAATATATCGGATATATATAATATCTTTTGCATTATTGTCAGACAATTGCTACGCAAATGCATGTGTGAATCCTTTTGTTAAAGGGGCAAAgtacactttgaccccctgtgATTATCGTCATGTGCGAATACCTCCTTATGGTTCAAAATTGACCACATAACCTATCCgtggttttgaaaatatgcGAATAGACCCCatgccgtcatgtttttcatccatattaacggacacaacattaaaagaccgatatactcTCATCATGTcctttgattcttcttcttttttaaatctaaccataCCATCCCCtattccaaaaattgaatccaaacatttgatattgtaaattttgacgagtactacatctatgccaaaattcaagtcaatcaaaaaataaaaaaactcatggtcaaatcgattttgttatgaaattaaaatttcaaatttgaatttactaaaaattagatcactgagtTATTAATGCCTGGTCGAGATGATTTTCTACAGAGATaatctattctttatttaatacataatgaacgactcagattacattctagagacgtgtgagatacacctccgttaatatggatggaaaacatgacggcaggggatctatctgcacattttcaaaatcacaggtaggttatgtggtcagttttgaaccatgaggggtaatccgcacatggcgataaccacagggGGTGAAAATGGACTTTGCCCAAAATTTTACAGACAATGTAAAATAACTTCAATTTTTGGCTAGGTCAAATCAAAATAATTCATAATTTTAGTGATTGCTATActaattataaaaataataaccaTATTACATGTAatagtagtaaaaaaaatattttaaatgttGGAACTCTGGCCCCTCTATACCTCCGCTGGTGAATATGTGTAAACTAACTTGAACACACCTGACCTttgaaccaaaaagaaaaatgagcaaTACTGGATGGGTTATGTAATGAGTTGTGGGGGCAAGTAATATTCAGTTTACCAGCAATTAAAAGGCCTCAAGTGAAAGTTCTCTGTACGCTGTTTGGAAGTGCGGATTCCACACATCTGCAAACTTCGCTGTCTAGTCACATTTTCACTTACCTAAACGAAGAAcaccaacaaaaaaatcatgtgtGAGTGAGAATATATTTGGTGTAAAACAAGAGATGGTTCGTAGAATGGAAGTAAATAGACCACATTCGaattgttatttttgttagtatATATTCGTGAGTGTATATATAACCCGACAATGTCACCAACCGATGAGAAATCTCATTTTAAAATAGTAGGATTGTACATTTGCATTAGTGCAAGAATATTAAGAATGCCTCATCTAGACTCCAACGAAAGGTCGCAacaatttttcttgtaaattttttagtCTTGACGCGGATGGCCACCTATCTAACCTGATCAGACCGAAtagaaaattaattgagatgcgcTTAAGCTGATTAATTTGAACACCCCTTGCCACCAAAAAATGCCTCATCTGCTCTTATTGTGAGTTTTAATTAATGAGTAGTTACATATCGTACAATGGTGCCACACATTGAGTACTCTTTGGTACACTTGCATCATGCTCAACAATAAACGTATATAGAGTGcaaattttagtatataagAGGACATGAATCTCTAGTTTAGTTTGACTGTCACCAAACATAATCCTTTGGCTATATAGAATTTCTCCCGTATATTTTTTAGTTCCGGCATGAATGATACTCTTCGTTGAACCGGAATGCCGTTACTCAGCACATTAAATCGTAGTAATTTTGCGCGTTTGCTCCGTTGATCGATGCATGCGAGCATATGGTAGAGAACATCAATGTTGAATATTGGGTGATTGGACCCTTCGGACTGCATGCATGTTTAATTTCTTTCACACGCCAACTCTTTAATTTGTTGGTGCAGCATACGTATATGTATGCTACAATTACAAAGATGAGAGACAAGCTTTTTATATGAATGTCGATCCATGCAATTAAATAGTAATCCATTTTCAGTAGAGAAATATGTGCCTTTAATTTCTTTCTATAGAAGACTACAAAATGTACTTATAAATTGATTTGTTTTAAAAACTGAAACTGGTCATGATGATGTAACATATCAAGGTCCAAAATGTACTTTTGATAtggtttttttataaaaatgaaatgaaatgatgTCTAATCCCATTAAATTGGCAAATCAATGGCTCCAGTTTGTTGCTTCCAAGACCAGATACAATTCTGAACTGTATTTATTTCACTTTACTAAGTGCTCAATCAAACAGAGTAGTACTAGGCAAGGCCTGCTGCTATTAGAGTACTGTTTATTCAGTGCTTTTGGTCAAACGATAGGATGagattttataaatgagagatAGTAACGAAAATCATCGGACATCCATCCCATGGAGGAGAGATAGAAGCCATAAAGATGATTAAACTTCCCGGTTTTACTACCAACACTTTTCATAGCTTGAAGAGCAAATTACAAGCTACGAGCTACTCAAAAGTCACTCTTCCTTACAAAATGGACCACCGATCTCATCAAGCTCTCCAATGGAACAGAGGAATAGAAACCAGTCCAAGAAATGGTAGAAAAGATCCTGAGGAGAAACGTGCACCTTACAACACATCATTTCCAAAATAcccaatcaaaatcaaaagaaagaactttttcaaaataagagCTAATAAAAGAGTTCATGGTAgtggaaagaaaaattctaaaatcatttGGGCTAACaagtgtgtgaatatgtattaaaaatgtgtaaaaagtacacatgaatacgtatttttcttgtctttctgTTTGCTTATTATCAGCTCAATGGGCTCCTTTCCACTATTATGAACTCTTTTATTAGCccttattttgaaaaagttctttcttttgattttgattggatattctaaaaaagtttttttttttttttttacatcattcaaaagatttcatcgagatctattaaacaagatccgtATTgcgcaaaaaaattatttcaataagtccattatttttaaacttaaaaattgcaaataaatacttattttttaacaacCCTCAGCAGAACACAACAGTTTCTTATTCCTTGCTTCAAATTAAGGAAAATTACTCAAACACATTCAACTAATCATTTtcttaaaacaaaatttaattaagaaGCACATGAAAATTTGTGCCATTGATCCCAGAAAACGGACTAGGTTGCATTGACTAAGTTACGAAGTCGTAGGGCTCAAATAGAACACCCACAAATTTGAGGATCACAGTGACAATTAACTTGGTCAGTGGCTAATCAACAGTTCAGCCATTATTGAATGGAATTATAATCATCACACAGGGGAAAGAAATTTGTATCCAGTTACATGAATACTACTAATACATACAACAAAGGTGAGATAAAACACTCTTATGGCCACAATGGTTCATGAGAAGCAGTCTTCGTCACAAAAACCTTCCTCTTGTACTTGATCCCAAATGGTGTCACCTCCCTATCACAGAAGTCAGAACCATGCCACACATGCCTCGGCAAGTACCGGCGAAAATAGAAATAATTCGAGCTCAAGCGAGCCCCACCGAGCGCCCAGACTTTAGCAAATCCTGGCCGCCAGTCGTCGTTTCCGGCAAGCTTGAGGTAGAGGTAACAAATGGGGGATTCCACACACTGGCCAGTGACTTGGAATTGGTCCACGTGGCAAGCTTGGAACGGCTTTCGCGGCACGTCGTCGAGGACTTGGGGCTGCAGAGGATCTACCCACCTTACATGCTTGTGGTTGAGGTGTTTTACAAGGATTTCATTTGATTTTGTATCACCAAACCTTAGGCTGATGTGGTTAGAGGTCCCTGCACCCTTTGTACATGTTGTTTCTATTGTTACTGCATAGGTACAGTTTTCCTGCAATGTCGAAAAATCAAGCAATTTGTTAGACCTTCATGTGGGCTAAATATGAACCCCACCAAACCAGGCAGCATAAGGAGTACCCATTAACAAAAGTTTCTACGCGGACCGGAGGAGGCTACCACAAAACGAAGTGTCTTCCTATGAAGATTCGAATCGAAATGCTTCAGGGTTTTTTCTGACTCTGTTCGAGTAAACAAACAATTAGAACCACCTTGACTTTCTAAGAACAAGCCCGAGTCAAGCAGCGATTACTGGAAGCACTTTTTTTGCGCTACCTTGAAAACCCAAGGACTCAATCGTATGAATATGTAACCTAAAGGATTTCTACCCCGAAAATGACAGAAACTGATACTCGAATTACAGCAAGTAAACTAAACTCAATACTCGGCCTCGTAGAAACATACAGAATCTTGAGGGATAGCTCAATTCCAAATTTCTAACAGCTATAAAATACATGTAAGAACACTACCAAAAACAAGTACAGATCCTGTGTCtcggaaaggaaagaaaaatccATGGTACCCTGTCTCAGGCCTATCTCAGCTGCACACCATGTGTTTTAGTGCACATTGCGCATCTAAGAGAGGCCTAGGACAGGAGAATTGGGGTTGCCGCAAGGGGTCAGTGtttaagtaaaaaagtttttgccTAGTATGCAACGGTTGCATGGGGCATCAATACCTTCTTTTGTGGTGAGAGATCTTCACCTCCTGCAATTataaacacaaaacaaagaaaaacacaaagtgCAAGGATTGGCCCCCTGCAATTTATCTTCATTACTGGTAGCTCAAAGTCATGTCCTGAGAAGATAAGCTGTTTACAAGAACCAATCAGACATATGCATGCAATTTATACAGCTTTTTATCCTTTATTCTTTTCTTGACACTTGAAAACCCCAGATTCTCAACTTTTTTAGCTGCAACTATCTACATTTCAGCCAAATTcttctatttttgttgttgtaagaTTGCTTGGGTGTTACTCATACCTTGTCAATTTATTAGGGCTAGTTAATATGCTTTTAAATAGGGAAATCACTCTGTTTGTTTACGCATTCatatttgatagttttgatCTTTTGGCCCTTTGGTTCTCCTTTATGGTGAAAGATGAcgacaaaagaaaagaacaagagacCAACCCTTTATGAGAAAAGTATCAATGtactaaaagaaaaggaaaaaaaagaaaatgacatcCAAGAGCTATTTTTATACATAATCACAAACAAAAATCATGAGTgcaaaacaaagagagaaaaacacaGATAATATGCAGTTCTGTAAACCTGCCTATATTAACAGACTAGAGGGATCCATGGAATGTTAATGTCAGCTCAGCTCAGCTCAGCTGATGACTCCAAGAAGATCAAGTTTGAGATGGAGAAGTAGACACAAGACAAGGCTTCACACTGAATACTAGTAGCGTTTGTGGCTTCGAATTTTGCGGTAACACTTTCAGCGTCTTTGTTGTTGTTTGAAGTACCATAATAGTGTTCTATACTTCTATTTCTTCTGATAGGGGATTCAGATACagttgtttttattcaaaaagcaCATCTTTGACCTTTGCTTCTGTAATTGGAACGTTAGTAGTAGAGAAATCCAAATCATTTTGCTGGTCTAAATTTGTAATCCTCAAAACAGTTTAACTACTGGTGACATTTCCAGTTCAGCCCTCCATTTGCTGGTCTTAGTCTAAAGATGAAAATTTCCTTTTCAAGAGAAAGAGGACTCGTGCTTAGCTTTTATGACTATTTGCTGGCACAAGGTCAGAATTCTAATGGCTACTGTcataccagagagagagagagagagattaactAACAGTTGTAAGAAAATTACCTTCACTCCAAGGTGATGAGAAATTGATGGTTATGTGAGCCTGCAACAGTCATCCAATCCATTTACCCATCACTGGTACATACACATAACTACATAAGAACTCTATTTACTCTCCGAATACATGAATACACATGCATATGTTACACGTGTCTAACCAACAACGTTATAGATTATGGACATAATCTTGCGCTGGATATCAAATTATGGATAACCAACACCCGTCTGTTAGTACAGAATATGCACTCTTACTAGAGTCATGGAACAGAATCAAGAGAAACTAAGTTTCCACTAATATACTCTAGTAAAACACTTGAAGTTCCACTATAATAGAGATCCACTTAAGGAGTATCAGATTTACCAGTAAACGTTTCCTGCCATGAACAAGAAACTGTCCAATTGAAcagtaaaaactttttttttctttttatcagaATTGAACAGAGAATTGAACAGTCAAACTCCCCCTTCAGCCTTGCGAGCAATTTGTCTTCTGCATCATGCGCATGAAAACGTTAATAGTGCCCAAAACTAACAGTTGCTAAAACCAGCTAATTTACATAACCAAACAATCCTGAATGCAAGAGCACCACTTCCTTGTGGAAGACAACGCAAATTTCAATATCACTAGATGGAGTATACTCAGTCAAGAGCAGCTGCAATTTCCAGTTTAGTCCATCAATAAAACCAAAGAAATTGTTTCAATGACTACCAGAGATTGAACATAGTATCCTGGCTTCGAATGCTACATTATTAATCAAGGTGGAAATGGGGACAGTTACCGCAGACTAGTTGGATCATGCCCACTGCAACTTGTACTCAAGCTAACAGCAAGGACGATGAGGACATTCTGATTGGAAAACGCACACATTTTCCAAATGAAAAGGAAGTGCAAGCATCTGAAATGAACCTAGAAAACCACAAAAATCGAGCCTCAAAGATGATTTTTAATGTCACATGTATGCATCACAGCTTAACCTTGTtccacacacacatacacccccctagagagagagagagagagagagagagagagagagagagagagagagagaagagtgaaGAGTGGTAGCAAGGTGACATTAGATGCTTGATGAGATTAGCAGGACCCAGTGCTTCTTACAGTCACTTGCCCAGCTCATGTGCAGCAGCCTGTCAAGGCCTGAGATATTGGCTGAAATAAGCTTTGAATACAATACCCAGAAAACATAATTCCTTTTCAGAAGTCAGCAAAAATGTCTTCCAACAGTGCAATCAATATACAACAGCAGTTCCTAACATATCGGCACACCCCACAATTCAAACTTGTGAGTAGACTTcatcttctcaaattttttcatGCCAAATATTATTTCAAGTTACAAGACCTGGGCAatcagaaaaaaatgaaaaatagtgTAGCAATCATATATCCCAAGTGGGTCTACGCAAAGAAAATTACAGATAGCTCAACCTAAAGAATGGTGCTTCGTATGTACACTTGTTGATGTCGAGTGTTAGGATGCTTCAATTTGGATAGTCACAGACCGTTATCTGCAACTGGGACTCCACTACATACTGTCTGACGAAAGCTCTTCTCCACCAAACTTCAAATGCTCTCTGAATATTGGGGCAATCATCTCCTTTGTTTAGAAACCGATGAAACCAATTAAGCAAGATAGACTGTTGCTGTGGCAAAGGCAGCGTAAGAATTGTTTGGCTCAACCCATCCTCTACCAGTTTCTTATCCATGGATCTATTGGCCCTCCTCATCCACGCAAAGTCCTCATAGAGAGCTTCCAACCACGTAGAAAGCAGAGCATACCGGATATCTCTCGGCACCAAAATGTGACCTCTCCCAATTGCGATACATAGTTGTGCAGTGATCATGCTAATTTCATGACGGTACATAATGGGTATTTTTGAATGGAGGACAGCGAGCTCCTTTTGATCCGCCCACAGTTTCACAAACTCATCCcccatttttttgtgaattaggATTTCGACTATCCACTGCATGTTATCTGCTTCTCTAGCTATCTCACCCATAAGAACACCTCGGTCCTTCTTGCTCTCATCCACACACGTGGCTTCAGATAAGCTAAGTATTAGAGAACTCAGACAGCCGTGGCAAAGGTGGTAAAGTGTGTCTTTAGAAACATCAAGTCTGTTTTCGTTACTGTACTGGTTTGGTGATGCCTCTTCCCTAAGTAGCCGAGAAATAAGGGTTTTCATTTCTCGTCGTGCTTTATCGTCCTTGGCCTCTAAAACACCTGTCAACAGCTTCAGAAAGATATTATCAGCTCTTAAAGATGTCGATGAATCAGATGATACTCTTTTCAGAACTTCCGCTACAGAATCGTGGAGCTGAAGCTCAGTGAGATGGGTTACGATTTTgtcctcttcttcttcagaCCAGGGAACTGCTTCTAGATACTCTAAGCAAGCAATTATTCCAGCATCAAACATGATTGCAGCAGATACCTGCACCGCAAGGAcaacaaataaagaaacaatTCAAGACACAGACATTTCCCCCCCTAAATTAAGGATCTAATCCATATGCGCAAACCCTCCCCGCTGTATTTTCTTGAATCATAGAGAAAACTCTGAAAATTCTTTTCCatgttgtttggtttcaagCACAGGAGCTTGACAAGCCAAAATTAACAAACCGTTTTCTGCTTGTTTTCTCTTCTCCAACAGTTACTCAGCAACAATCAATACCATCTCAGCTTAAATCATTTTCTGAAGAAACAAGAATAGAACTCCACAAACATATTTTACAGAAATGGACGATGAACAATTCCCCCTAACCACCATATCCAAACCCAATTACAGTTTCTCAAAGCCCTAAAACTCAAGCATTTAATCACCATAGTATTATGTTCTTAAACGCCAATAAATTTCAAGACCACTTGACAACATTTACAACACCTTCCTAGTAACTGTGGGTATCCAGAAGAGGATCGCCACGTGGCACTTACCGGCTGGCCCAATACCCCACGGGTAAGGCAAGTGAGCTCCTCCGGATTCACGACTCCTCATATCATGCAAGCACTCTAGACTTCATGGACCTTCATATTGGGAACTCCCCCGTGGAGTCTCCAAAATACGACACCAAGAGACTTAGTGACATGCTCAACCATGTCCGCTCTCCATACATAAAATAAGGTTCTCATGAGCCTGGCGACTCTCAAAAACTCCTCATGATACCCAAGTCGGGAGCAAGGCCCGGGTACTCCGCTCGGACCTAAGGAGGCATGTGGCTCGGAGGCGAGCGAGGGGATTGTCAATGCTCGAAtaccatagagagagagagagagagagagagagagagagagagagagagaggggcgccGCCTACATCACCCAACGTCTGCCTCAACTACCATCATCATTACCACAACCACCGTCAATACAACCACAACCATACCTATATCAACCACCCCTGACACCAGAAGATGATCAGATGCCTCTCCATGGCCTACCCATCCCTCTGGCCTCTCCATCCCCTGGCAAGCCCATCTCTGAGGCTTCCATATATGGATGGTTTATACACCACCAAAATGATATAGACACATTATATCCAATACACTACCTACAGATACAGAGTCTAACACTCTGGTTGACCAATCTTCACTGCCGCCCTCGCTCTACGGCCGGCCcgagctctctcctcctccacctccacctccacctccggtgGTCCCGAGGACTGTTGTAGTGACCGCCATATACCCGGAGGGCGACCTCAAGTACTATTCCTGCCACTCACATCCACAGTAACTAAACAAGACCGTTCCACCAGCGCAAACCATTTTGTGAAGAAAACAAGACAATAACAAACATTACCCGCTAATAATACAAACCAGACCCACTtctatttttatcatttaaaaaaaaaaaactcaacttaCACACCCAATCACACCAGAAAAAAGTCTTCAAACACCACTAAatcctgacaaaaaaaaaattttcattcCGAATACTTTACCAGCTAGAGTACCGGTTTTCCTACTTGTATCTACGTACTAGTATCGGTGAGATACCGGGTGAGATACCAAGTACTGTTTCAAATTAttgctattagtgttatttaCCCACATGTATAATATATTcattgattaaaaagaaaaagaaatttaaaaatagttcCGTATTGTCCGTATTGGCTGTACCGGgtattgaaagaaaaatatatatataagtagtCCGGTATTGATTGGTATCGGCTGGTAATTGAGATAGAACAAATAAAAGGTGTAGCATACCGAATTTGGCCAATATCAGTACGGTATGGAATTCGAAACCTTGacataaaaagagaaatcaaaacaaagcaaaggCAAAAAGACAACATTACCTTCAACAAGCCCAAGACTTTAGACACCTCCTCCCCCACCAACTTCCTCCTCAAATCATCACAGTACATCAACACCACAGCCTCCACATACACCTCCACATCATCACAGTCACAAATCTCCACCGAATGCAAAacccctcctcctccaccttccCCCCCAACCCCGTCCCTCCTCAACAACTTCGCCGCGAAAAACCGACTCCTCTCCGCCAGCACCCGCCGGTGGACGTCCATCGAGACCCTAAACCCGTCCCGTCCCGAGATCGACAGCTTGACGTCCCCGAACCCGCCACAATTTCCCGGGTTGCGAAACGGCGCCGCCTCGAGAACCCTGGAGACCCTCTGGCGGGCCTCGAGGGAGTGCCTGGAGTGGCGGGTGTGGTCGTCGTTGGAGATCATGTCGAAGAGGGTGGGGCGAGTGGGGgtggggggaggagagagagagttggagtTTGGGGAGAGGGgggaaaccctagagagagagaagagttggGGTTGGGGGGAGCGGGAGGAGTGATTGGGAGATAGGAGGAAAGGATCGGAGATGAAGCCTTGCTTGATCATGGTGGAGACTTCTTTGTTGGACTTGGTGGTGTGTGAGTTGTTGaggttgttgtggtggtggtggtggttggtcTCGGCCGCCATTGTTGGAGGTCCGGTTGAGCGCCGACGGAGGGGAGTGGGGATTTAAActttagagagggagagagagaaaggcgaATCCAAGAAAAgcaagaagaggagagagggggtTTGGGATCAGAGCTGCTACAGGTACGCATATAATTATAGGCTTGTAGCCTTGAACTATTCCgatcgatcaaaaaaaaaatttaattttaggCTTGTAGCATACATACGGATTTTGGATCCGGATCCCAAAAAATATCCGAGCCGCTAAggctggattttttttaaataaagttgAATGTTTCGTAATTCACTTTACAACATTCGATTGAAttaaatttttacaaaaactctaACCAAATCATTTTGAACTGGACGAGCGGTTCGGATAATTTTTGTGGTATTCGAGATGgatccaaaat
The sequence above is a segment of the Rhododendron vialii isolate Sample 1 chromosome 13a, ASM3025357v1 genome. Coding sequences within it:
- the LOC131314819 gene encoding embryo-specific protein ATS3A-like — its product is MKINCRGPILALCVFLCFVFIIAGGEDLSPQKKENCTYAVTIETTCTKGAGTSNHISLRFGDTKSNEILVKHLNHKHVRWVDPLQPQVLDDVPRKPFQACHVDQFQVTGQCVESPICYLYLKLAGNDDWRPGFAKVWALGGARLSSNYFYFRRYLPRHVWHGSDFCDREVTPFGIKYKRKVFVTKTASHEPLWP
- the LOC131314818 gene encoding BTB/POZ domain-containing protein At5g60050, which encodes MAAETNHHHHHNNLNNSHTTKSNKEVSTMIKQGFISDPFLLSPNHSSRSPQPQLFSLSRVSPLSPNSNSLSPPPTPTRPTLFDMISNDDHTRHSRHSLEARQRVSRVLEAAPFRNPGNCGGFGDVKLSISGRDGFRVSMDVHRRVLAERSRFFAAKLLRRDGVGGEGGGGGVLHSVEICDCDDVEVYVEAVVLMYCDDLRRKLVGEEVSKVLGLLKVSAAIMFDAGIIACLEYLEAVPWSEEEEDKIVTHLTELQLHDSVAEVLKRVSSDSSTSLRADNIFLKLLTGVLEAKDDKARREMKTLISRLLREEASPNQYSNENRLDVSKDTLYHLCHGCLSSLILSLSEATCVDESKKDRGVLMGEIAREADNMQWIVEILIHKKMGDEFVKLWADQKELAVLHSKIPIMYRHEISMITAQLCIAIGRGHILVPRDIRYALLSTWLEALYEDFAWMRRANRSMDKKLVEDGLSQTILTLPLPQQQSILLNWFHRFLNKGDDCPNIQRAFEVWWRRAFVRQYVVESQLQITVCDYPN